The genomic DNA CACGACAGTTCTCGTGTTTATCTCCAAATGTCGAGTTGAGGGCTTGAAGATCAGGAGACACCTTGTACACATTTTTCATGGTCTTTCGTAGGACATTCACATCGTGGATAAAGTTGATACTCTCTAGACGTAGCCCAAGTCGCTGCCCGATCCCGTGGGTAACAAGAACTAGATGGTCAATTTCTCGGTCTCTATCATTGCCATCGCCCTGTCTCGagtcctccatctccttctcttcctgtctACGAGCTTGTTCTTCGATGTCAGCCGGATTCTGCGGTTCGCCAGCAAGAGATGACATCTGCCGTTCGAGAGTTGATCTCTGATTTATCCCAGGGGTGCTGTTGCTTTCAAGATGAGAATCCATCACTCCGGGTTTCATGCCTTCTAGTACACGGTGATCCTGATTATCTGGATGGCGTGCTTCGGGAGTAGAGACTGAGCCCTGGTTTGATCTTCGGTTGGGGTTTCTAGAATCAGGTGCTTCCTTCTGTCTTTTTGTCTCAGAGAAACCGCGTACTAATCGTGTACCTGGCACCCCACCCAGCTTCTGGTATACCGTGGTGCTCACACGGGACATGAAGTCATCATTTGTCAGTAATGCTGTCGACGAATCCTGGTATGTCACCAAGCTATTCATATAGGCGCCAAACAGGCGATAGGTGTAGAGAGAATTTGCAGGTACGTGGGTCATATGCCCGGCATTTTCAGTACGATCGCGCAACGTGCTGGGCTCTAAGAGCAGCGTGAGTTTATGCCTTTGCGCTTTTGAGTTAGGGGCCATTACACAGGCCTTAGGAAGACCCTAAGTATCAAGATGACGaaccttcaacttcttcaaagcGCCACGGTTTAACTTTTAGATAGCCCTCCTCAAGTTGGGTGGCGAGGTTCTCTTCACATGGTTTAATCGTGGAGCCGTCCTGGACAAACCATGTCCCACGACGAACTTCGTATACGGGGCCTATCCAATATGCTGGACTGAGCTCCCTTCGCTCTACATCCACATCGAAGAGATAGTCCTCATTGACAGGTACCTTTGTGAGTTCCTGGGCCTCGCCAATGCCCTCGTTAGGTTTATTTTCGTCTTTTCCACCCTCAACAGCGGCTATGTTCTGGAATGCTATTTCAATGGCCTGGGAATCCTTGACTGAAAATGGAACGAACTTCTTGGGAGGGGGAAGTGGTTTTGAGgcgtctttcttttgttccaCGAGCGCCGGTTTCCATTTTGGGGAGTCCACAGCATAGAACCACCTTACCCGCAAGGAAGGGCAGTCTTTGGGATAGCGCTGTGGACTAAGGCGATGCCTGTGAGTGACTGTGTggtcttggccttgagagCGTTGCAAGATGTCTGGCGTACCATTACAGCCACTGTCGGGTTGAGGCGTTGTGCTCCTAGAGACATTCCAAGGAGAGATCGCCCCCAGGAATGTCCCTCTTTTGCTCTCCTTTGACATTGAGCTCTGGAGAGCCCGAGGAGTCGAAATGCGAGCCAATTCGACGAAGTTAGTGCCTGGTGTCAAATGAGAACGAGGCTAAGAGGGGACGATTGACCAGTGAGGGAACACGCGGGGGTTGAATTTGAGATAAAGTCTAAGCGTTGTCAATAGATACGTATCCGCGGATTTAACACTCTGAATTGGTCCGAGATCAGAACCTGCAGATCCGATTCctcttttgcctttcttttcttctttccctcctctGGCAAAAGTTGAGTTATGCAGTAGTATATGGGTGATATACCAGTGCTTAACTAGGCTGTCGGAATTACGGggccaaagaaagaaactaagaaaaagaaaaaatgacAGTGATAGGAACAGCTGTGGGGCACTGTAAGTGTCTGAttctacggagtaatcaACTTAGGTTTTGGCATGCTGACCTTAAAGGCAACATGTCGTGACCACAGAAAGCCCCAGAAACGAAGAAATAATCTTAAGAGATTGAGAAAAGCTGCGAGGGACAAGAATAcatgaaaaatgaaaattgtaaaggaaaggacaaagaaaacatgtatatatatagtttaaTGTCTGATGAGGGAGGATGGCTGAGGTGCCAATCAATTAGTATtgatgataatatatatgtacatatattccTGCATTGGTACAATACTTCCTCACTTCCTATGAGTTATGATAGTAGTAGGTACTTAGTAGTAGGTAAGTACATCAGCTAGAAGTGCAGTACATAGTACACGGTATACGTTGAGATGGATTAGGCCAGTAAGAATGGCCCTAGCGGCACAAATAACCTGGGTCGACATCATAATGCGTCATCAGCAATATCCAAGATTAATATGAACCACTCGTCCATGCATTCAATCGTCCACCATTTGTAAGGTAACTAAAATGGTGGGTTCTCATAATTTCAATGAAGCAGAATAACTgaaataatataaataaCATAGACTTCAATGTTTTCCTGAGTACTGTGTAGCTTTCTACCGAAGAGATTCGTCGTCCCAACTGGTCCCCGCGTCATCACCATTCTCCTACTAGCGCCCAAAAACCCCACTCCGCTTTTCACCAAACCACTCCGCCATCCAGGGGAACCCAACGCAAACCTGAAGTCCTACCTAGGCTACCGAATTACGGACAGTGCTCACTTCGGCTTGCTTTGCCGTCATTCTTCAATTGACAATCTTCCCTTGATATATCCGAACACATTAGATCTTTTGTCATCCTCGGCTATCAGTTGTTGACCTTCTAGCCCGTGCCTTCCCATAATATAACCTACAAACCACTCCGTTGGGTATCAGTGGGCGTGGCGAGAAAGAAGGCAGTAATGAACGTCCTTAAACTTCAAAGGTTTGTCAAAAATTTCTTTGCAATTTCTGCATTATTTATGCAGGAATTCTGTCTTATTACTACTTCACTTGCTGAGCAATCGGTCTTATTCTCATGGTCTTGTCTATAGGAAGTACCCACAGTTCGACCAGGGCGAAATCTTCTCGCTCCAAGATGCTTTTAGAAAGTTAGATGTCGATGATAAAGGTTACTTGGACGAGGCAACCGTGATCAAAGCTACTCAACAAGCAGAGCGCCAGCCATATGACATCGTACGGCAGGCGCTCAAAGAGGTTGAACTGGATAGCTCTCGCCGGGTAGAACTTGAAGACTACGTGGATGTTAGTATTTCCAGTTTGAGCCAATACTTTTATATTTCACGACAGAGGAACTAAAACAG from Aspergillus oryzae RIB40 DNA, chromosome 7 includes the following:
- a CDS encoding DDHD family phospholipase (phosphatidic acid-preferring phospholipase A1, contains DDHD domain), whose amino-acid sequence is MSKESKRGTFLGAISPWNVSRSTTPQPDSGCNGTPDILQRSQGQDHTVTHRHRLSPQRYPKDCPSLRVRWFYAVDSPKWKPALVEQKKDASKPLPPPKKFVPFSVKDSQAIEIAFQNIAAVEGGKDENKPNEGIGEAQELTKVPVNEDYLFDVDVERRELSPAYWIGPVYEVRRGTWFVQDGSTIKPCEENLATQLEEGYLKVKPWRFEEVEEPSTLRDRTENAGHMTHVPANSLYTYRLFGAYMNSLVTYQDSSTALLTNDDFMSRVSTTVYQKLGGVPGTRLVRGFSETKRQKEAPDSRNPNRRSNQGSVSTPEARHPDNQDHRVLEGMKPGVMDSHLESNSTPGINQRSTLERQMSSLAGEPQNPADIEEQARRQEEKEMEDSRQGDGNDRDREIDHLVLVTHGIGQRLGLRLESINFIHDVNVLRKTMKNVYKVSPDLQALNSTFGDKHENCRVQVLPVCWRHLLDFPYRGVRQNRKELDLADADILEDDPYPGLTDITLDSVPAVRNLISDLAMDVLLYQSAYCEHISTIVKQECNRILKIFKMRNPSFRGSVSLCGHSLGSAILFDILCREKSTAESQGPSVTVGQQGNSPATLQDGQLDFDCKELFCLGSPIALFQMLKGRTIAGRSMTESKATKNTFYMDGKDTTVEPSPNQANTGVAPDDDYFIVSSPKCEQLYNIFHPSDPVSYRIEPLISPAMSSLRPQPLPSVKKSLWAASGQSLSIIGSRVGQSVGSLWTNFTTGVASSLLNRSLGLSSEDIPQNPPASATLSQQSLNTDVDLANRLDRHPTLIDSDLETLYDGFQKIKSAPGKSASAPASDDAPEHQGNEIRMKRLRTEDAKVRSLNSNGRVDYSIQEGAFDISMIASIASHLTYWADEDVNHFMLSQMLSRRIPPREA